ACGGTCGGCGGGATCATCACACGGAATGGCCGGCGGATCCTCCTGATTATTGGACGGAATGAATCCCATCAGTTTGCGGATTTTCATGAGACAGTCCAGTTCGTTTTCCGTCGCGAAATGGGCGACGCCGCTTTTGGTCGCGTGGGTCATGGCTCCGCCCAGATCTTCCGATGAAATTTCCTCGTGCGTAACCGTTTTAACCACATTCGGACCGGTGACAAACATGTAGCTGGTATTTTTGACCATCATTATGAAATCCGTAATCGCCGGTGAATACACGGCGCCGCCCGCGCACGGTCCCATAATGGCGGAAATTTGAGGAATAACGCCCGACGCCAGTGTGTTCAATAAAAAAATATCCGCATAGCCGCCAAGACTGACAACGCCTTCCTGAATACGAGCGCCGCCCGAATCATTCAATCCGATCACTGGTGCGCCCGTTTTCATAGCCATGTTCATGATTTTGACAATTTTTTCTGCATGCACTTCGGATAAACTTCCACCGAATACTGTAAAGTCCTGACTGAACACATATACCGACCTGCCGTCGATCGTACCATAACCAGTAACCACTCCGTCGCCCAGTGGACGCTCTTTATCGAGCCCAAACGCCGTCGAACGATGACGCGCCAGCATGTCCAGCTCTTCGAAACTGCCTTCATCGAGCAACAGATCGACTCTCTCGCGTGCAGTCAGTTTTCCTTTTTTATGCTGTGCCTCGATGCGGGTTTTTCCCCCGCCTAATTTGGCTTCTTCTTTTAGCTTACGTAACTGTTCGACTTTTTTGTCCAGCGACATGATAACTCCGAATGTTTTTGAAAGTAATGGACTAAAATATTTGGGTCGTTCTCATTGTGTTGTTAGCAAAATGTTTTTTGATTGGCATTCGAATGAATTAATCTTTAGATTTTTTCAACGCGCAAACTTAGAAACATTCGCTTTGAAATTCAATCTTAAATTTGATGGACACCCAACGGCTACAGCGCTTTTTGTCATTGTGTAAAGATCCGGTCATTGCCGAACGCAATCTTGCTCGCATCGCGCAAAATGTCGAGCCGGAATATCTGCATTTCCTGGATCGACTGGAATTTGAATTACGCTCCCAGCCCGAGCCGGATCGTATTCTTAATTACTTTGAGCGTCTTTCAACATCGGTGATCAACAAATCTACGTTTTACAAGATGCTGTGTGACTTTCCTCCGATCGTCGCCAGGCTTTGCAAACTTTTCGAAGCGAGTCCCTTTCTCAGTGAAATCATTATCCGGGATTTTCAATTCACCTACTTCTTGTTAAGTCCCGAACTGCACTGCAAAAAAACCGATCCGGCCGTATTGCGCAAGGACGTTGCCGTTATCTCCAACAACAAACAATATTCGCTGAACCGTAAATTCGAAGCGCTCAGGATTCTCCGAAGACGCTCGTTGCTGATGATTGGCATACGCGATTACATTTTAAATGCGCCGCTTGAAGAAACGGTCGCATCGATCTCGATGCTGGCCGATCATTTAATTCATGCCGTTTATGAACTATGTCACCAATCGCTGGAAGAAAAATACGGCAAACCTGCATGTGCCGGCGCCGTCGTCGGGCTTGGAAAATTAGGCGGCAATGAATTGAATTACAGTTCGGATATCGATTTGATTTTTGTTTACAGAGAAGAAGGTCAAACTTCCGGCGCGGCGTATTCCTGCACGCATCATGAATTTTTCAACCAACTGGCGGAGATGACGGCTCGCGTGCTGTCGCAGAAGACTCAGGAAGGCCAGCTTTACCGTGTCGATACGCGCCTCAGGCCTGACGGCGATGCGGGTCCCATCGCACGAAGCGTCGCCAGTTATTTCGCCTATTATGAATCGCGCGGCCAGTTGTGGGAAAGACAAATGCTCATCAAAGCAAGGCCTATAGCCGCCGATGTGGAATTCGGCCTCCATTTTATCAATCAATTGCGGCCGTTCGTTTATCCTGCTACTTTTTTTCAATCACCTTTGAAAGAAATTGCGCGGATGAAATGGCGCATCGAAGAACAAAAACAAACGGACGATGCCTTGAACATTAAAATTTGTCCGGGCGGTATACGGGATATCGAATTCATCGTTCAGGCGCTTCAATTGCTCAACGGCGGACGCCTCGCCGATATTCGCGGCGGCAATACGTTGCAATCCATCGATAAA
This is a stretch of genomic DNA from bacterium. It encodes these proteins:
- a CDS encoding acyl-CoA carboxylase subunit beta, with the protein product MSLDKKVEQLRKLKEEAKLGGGKTRIEAQHKKGKLTARERVDLLLDEGSFEELDMLARHRSTAFGLDKERPLGDGVVTGYGTIDGRSVYVFSQDFTVFGGSLSEVHAEKIVKIMNMAMKTGAPVIGLNDSGGARIQEGVVSLGGYADIFLLNTLASGVIPQISAIMGPCAGGAVYSPAITDFIMMVKNTSYMFVTGPNVVKTVTHEEISSEDLGGAMTHATKSGVAHFATENELDCLMKIRKLMGFIPSNNQEDPPAIPCDDPADRCDESLKTVVPENPNKPYDIKDVIKAIVDQEDFFEVHEEYAQNIVVGFARLDGKPVGIVANQPAVLAGVLDIDSSLKGARFVRFCDAFNIPLVVFEDVPGFLPGSDQEWRGIIKHGAKLLYAFCEATVPKITVITRKAYGGAYDVMNSKHVRGDINFAWPTAEIAVMGAKGAVEIIFKKEIDASENSQAMEEKLIEEYKDKFANPYSAAERGYIDDVIEPQLTRPKLIKALKMLENKVDSNPKKKHGNIPL